Proteins co-encoded in one Octopus bimaculoides isolate UCB-OBI-ISO-001 chromosome 7, ASM119413v2, whole genome shotgun sequence genomic window:
- the LOC106867516 gene encoding uncharacterized protein K02A2.6-like produces MSFTFTKATLDLLEEDFYHIGYPRVLIKYNKSIYLSEEFQSWCKERGFTDLTGAPYHPATKGATERLVQLFKQELRNSSLPPKRALQDFLMQYRRTPKSCGFSPSELLMSRQIQTTIDSLSLSPAHVAQGK; encoded by the coding sequence ATGTCATTCACATTCACTAAAGCCACTCTAGATCTGCTGGAAGAGGACTTCTACCACATCGGATACCCTCGCGTGCTGATCAAGTATAATAAATCAATttatctttctgaagaatttcaGAGCTGGTGCAAAGAGCGTGGGTTCACAGACCTGACAGGAGCACCGTACCATCCGGCTACTAAAGGAGCAACAGAACGTTTGGTGCAATTATTCAAGCAAGAACTTAGAAACTCTTCTCTGCCACCGAAGCGAGCTCTTCAAGACTTCTTGATGCAGTACCGGAGAACGCCGAAATCCTGTGGATTCTCTCCAAGCGAACTCTTAATGTCCCGGCAGATACAGACTACTATTGACTCTCTGTCATTGTCGCCAGCACATGTAGCTCAGGGCAAGTAA